The Rhizobium sp. CCGE531 genomic sequence CGGCTATCGGTTCTACGAGTAGGCGGGCGATATCATGAGACTGACGATCAGCCATATTACCGAATATCACTACGACGAGCCGGCGCAGTTCTCCCTGCAGCGCCTGCGCCTGACGCCACTGGCAGGTGTCGGACAGGCCGTCATCGACTGGAAGCTCACGGTCGAGGGTGCCCAGCCCGAGGTGGAGTACGACGACCAGTTCGGCAATCGCATCACGCTCGTCTCGCTCGATGGCCAGCAGGACGCGACGAGGATCATCGCGTCAGGCGAAGTCGAAACGCAGGATCTGAATGGCGTCGTGGGGCAGCATCTCGGCTTTGCTCCGCTTTGGCTTTATTTGCGGGAATCGCCGCGCACCAAGGCCGGCAAACTGACGAAGGATCTGTTGCGTGGCGTCTCCGGCGACAACGAGCTTGCCCGGATGCATGCGCTGATGAAGGCAATCCACGAGACCGTGGAATACAAGCCGGGCACCAGCGACACGGAGACCACGGCGGAACAGGCGTTGGAGGCAAAGAGCGGCGTCTGCCAGGACCATGCCCATATCTTCATCGCAGCCGCCCGTGCGTTGGACTTACCGGCGCGCTACGTCTCCGGCTATCTGATGATGGACGGCAAGAACGAGCAGGCGGCAACCCATGCCTGGGCCGAGGCGCATGTTCCCGGCCTCGGCTGGGTCGGCTTCGACCCGGCCAACGACGTCTGCCCGGATGCCCGCTATGTCCGCATCGCGACCGGCCTCTGCTATCGCGACGCAGCCCCCGTCTCCGGCATGCGGGTCGGCACGCCAGGCGAAACCCTCATGGTCAAGGTAACGGTGGCAAGCCAGGGGCAGAGCCAAAGTCAGAGCTAGCCCTCCATACGAAGCAGGGCAATCGCATGTGAAATGAGGTCGTTGCCGCGTCCGCCTTCTCCCCTCGGGGAGAAGGTGCCGCCAGGCGGATGAGGGGGGGGCCTGCCAAGAGCACAAAAATCCCCGCATTCAAATCGGTCAGCCCCCTCATCCGACCCTCCGGGCCACCTTCTCCCCGAGGGGAGAAGGAACTTGCGGCGCCGATGTGCCTCAAATGCGATTGCCCTGCATAACAAAAAGGGCGGAACTCTCGTCCCGCCCCTTTTCCTAGTTCCAGAAGATAAACTCAGTGACTATCGCGATTGTTCGGGATTTCCGAGCCGCGCGGGCCGACGAGGAAGTCCAGGTCGGCGCCGGTGTCGGCCTGCATGACCGACTTCACGTAGAGACCGCCATAGCCGCCGGTGAGCGGCTTGACCGGGGAAACCCAGGCGGCGCGACGCTTTGCCAGCTCCTCGTCCGACACTTCGAGCTGGATGGTGCGCGCCGGAACGTCGACGGCGATGATGTCGCCGTTCTGGACCAGAGCCAGCGGGCCGCCATCGGCAGCTTCCGGAGCCGTATGCAGGATGACGGTGCCATAGGCCGTGCCGGACATGCGCGCATCGGAAATGCGGATCATGTCGGTGATGCCCTTCTTCAGCACCTTCGGCGGCAGGCCCATATTGCCGACTTCGGCCATGCCCGGATAACCCTTCGGACCGCAATACTTCAGCACCATGACGCAGTTCTCGTCGATATCGAGATCGTCGCGGTTGATGCGGGCGTGATAGTCCTCGATGCTTTCGAAGACCACGGCGCGGCCCTTGTGCTGCATCAGGTGCGGCGAAGCGGCCGACGGCTTGAGGACGGCGCCCTTCGGTGCGAGGTTGCCGCGCAGAACGGCGATGCCGCCCGACTGCGTCAGCGCCTTCTCACGCGGAACAATGACGTCGTCATTATAGTTGACGACATCCTTGACGCCGGCCCAGATCGTGTCGCCAGTGACGGTGATCGCATCCTTGTGCAGCAGGCCCATCTCGCCAACGGCCTTGATAACGACGGGCAGGCCGCCGGCATAGTAGAACTCTTCCATCAGGTGCTTGCCCGACGGCTGCAGGTTGACGATCGTCGGCACTTCGCGGCCGAGGCGATCCCAATCGTCGAGCGAAAGGTCGACACCGATGCGGCCGGCAAGCGCCAAAAGGTGCAGGACGGCATTAGTCGAACCGCCGACGGCGCCATTGACGCGGATAGCGTTTTCGAAGGCTTCCTTGGTCAGGATATCGGAGGGCTTCAGATCTTCCTTGACCATGTCGACGATGCGGCGGCCGGAAAGCTGCGAGATGACACGGCGGCGCGCGTCGACAGCCGGAATGGCGGCATTGCCGGGCAGCGTCATACCAAGCGCTTCGGCCATAGATGCCATGGTCGAGGCCGTGCCCATGGTCATACAGCTGCCGGCCGAGCGGGCCATGCCCTGCTCCGCATCCATGAATTCATCCAGCGTCATCTCGCCGGATTTGACCATTTCCGAGAACTGCCAAACCGCCGTACCGGAGCCGACATCCTTGCCGCGCCACTTGCCGTTCAGCATCGGGCCGCCGGAAACGAGGATAACCGGGATGTCGACGGAAGCAGCGCCCATCAGCAGGCTCGGCGTGGTCTTGTCGCAGCCGCCGAGCAGCACGACGCCATCGACCGGATTGCCGCGGATCGCTTCTTCCACGTCCATGGCAGCCAGGTTGCGGAACATCATCGCCGTCGGGCGCAGCGTGCTTTCGCCGACGGAGAAGACCGGGAATTCAACAGGGAAACCGCCCGCCTCGTAAACACCGCGCTTCACGCGCTCCGCAAGATCGCGCAAGTGCGCGTTGCAGGGCGTCAGCTCCGACCAGGTATTACAGATGCCGATGATCGGACGCCCGTCGAACGTGTCGGCCGGCAGGCCCTGGTTCTTCATCCACGAGCGATGCATGATCGCGTTCTTGCCGGTGCCGCCGAACCAGTCGTAGGAGCGCAGCTTGCGCGGCCATTCAGCTTTCTTTTTCATGTCTCAGTACCTTTTGCGTCGCCCAGGCCGCCTCGTTCGCGCCTGGGCTTTGAAATCGATGATCAGGCGAGCGTGTAAGCCGTCTTGACGGTAGTGAAGAATTCGGCGGCATATTTGCCCTGCTCGCGCGAACCGAAGGATGAGCCCTTGCGGCCGCCGAACGGCACGTGGAAATCGACGCCCGCCGTCGGCAGGTTGACCATCACCATGCCGGCTTCCGCATTGCGCTTGAAATGCGTCGCATGCTTCAGACTGGTCGTGGCAATGCCGGAGGACAGCCCGAACGGCGTGTCATTGGCCGTTGCCAAGGCTTCCTCGTAATCCTTCACCCGGATGACCGATGCGACCGGCCCGAAGATCTCTTCGCGGCTGATGCGCATCTGGTTCGTCGCCTCGGTAAACAGCGTCGGCTGCAGGTAGAAGCCGGGGGTGTCGCGGTTGACGAGTTCGCCGCCGAAGGCAAGCTTGGCGCCTTCCTGCTTGCCGATTTCGATGTAGTCCGTATCGGTCTTCAACTGCTTGGCGTCGACGACCGGGCCGATATGCGTACCGACCTTGACGGCGTTATCGACATTCAACCCCTTCAGCTTCTCCGTCAGCGCCGCCACGAACCGGTCATGGATGCCTTCGGTGACGATCAGACGCGACGAGGCCGTGCAACGCTGGCCGGTCGAGAAGAAGGCGGAATTGGCAGCCGCCTCGACGGCGACGGTCAGATCGGCATCGTCAAGCACGACCATCGGGTTCTTGCCGCCCATTTCCAGCTGGTACTTGCGGCCATGCTCAACGGAGGAAAGCGCCACGCGCTTGCCGGTGCCGACCGAGCCGGTGAAGGTGATGCCGGAAAGAACCGGGCTGTCGAGCATCGCCTGGCCGACGACGGAGCCCTTGCCCATGACGAGGTTCAGGACACCCTTTGGCAGGCCGGCGCGGTGGAGAATATCGACGATCGCCCAGGAGCAGCCCGGCACGAGATCGGCCGGCTTGAAGACGATAGTGTTGCCATAGCAGAGCGCCGGCGCGATCTTCCAGGCGGGAATGGCAATCGGGAAGTTCCAGGGGGTGATGACACCGATGACGCCGAGCGGCTCGCGGGTGATCTCGACACCGATATTCGGGCGCACGGACGGCAGGACCTCGCCCGCAAGGCGCAGCGCTTCGCCAGCAAAGAATTCGAAGATCTGCGCGGCGCGGATCGTTTCGCCGATCGCCTCGGGCAGCGTCTTGCCTTCCTCGCGGGCCAGCAGCGCGCCGAGCTCGTCCTTGCGCGCCAGGATCTCCTCGCCGGCCTTCTTCAGGATCGTGTGGCGCTCCAGAATGCCGGAACGCGACCATGCCGGAAAGGCGGCCTTGGCGGCCGCGATCGCGTCAGCGACATCCTGCGTGCTGGCGCTCGCATAGAGGCCGACGACTTCGTTCGTGTCCGACGGATTAATGTTCTCGGTGCCGTTCGTCCCGGTCCACTCGCCGGCGATCAAGTTCTGATGAATGGTCATGGCGTCATGCCTTCCTGGATCGTATTGAAAATGCCCGGCCGAACCTTGCGGCCGAGCTCGACGAATTACAGCTGGCGAACAGCCACATTGTCCTCGGCGGCGACCGCCAGCGGATTGCGCAGCGGCAGGCCGAATTCGGCAACTTCGATTTCAAAGACGTCGCCGGCTTCCGGCTTGATGCCTTCCGCGAACGAAAGCGTCGCCGTGCCGAACATGTGCACGTGCACATCACCGGGAACACGGAAGAGGCCGTACTTGAAGTGGTGATATTCAAGGTTGGCGAAGGTGTGCGACATGTTCGCTTCCCCCGAAAGGAAAGGCTTTTCGAAGATCACCTTGTCGCCGCGCTTGATG encodes the following:
- a CDS encoding transglutaminase family protein — protein: MRLTISHITEYHYDEPAQFSLQRLRLTPLAGVGQAVIDWKLTVEGAQPEVEYDDQFGNRITLVSLDGQQDATRIIASGEVETQDLNGVVGQHLGFAPLWLYLRESPRTKAGKLTKDLLRGVSGDNELARMHALMKAIHETVEYKPGTSDTETTAEQALEAKSGVCQDHAHIFIAAARALDLPARYVSGYLMMDGKNEQAATHAWAEAHVPGLGWVGFDPANDVCPDARYVRIATGLCYRDAAPVSGMRVGTPGETLMVKVTVASQGQSQSQS
- the araD gene encoding L-arabinonate dehydratase — its product is MKKKAEWPRKLRSYDWFGGTGKNAIMHRSWMKNQGLPADTFDGRPIIGICNTWSELTPCNAHLRDLAERVKRGVYEAGGFPVEFPVFSVGESTLRPTAMMFRNLAAMDVEEAIRGNPVDGVVLLGGCDKTTPSLLMGAASVDIPVILVSGGPMLNGKWRGKDVGSGTAVWQFSEMVKSGEMTLDEFMDAEQGMARSAGSCMTMGTASTMASMAEALGMTLPGNAAIPAVDARRRVISQLSGRRIVDMVKEDLKPSDILTKEAFENAIRVNGAVGGSTNAVLHLLALAGRIGVDLSLDDWDRLGREVPTIVNLQPSGKHLMEEFYYAGGLPVVIKAVGEMGLLHKDAITVTGDTIWAGVKDVVNYNDDVIVPREKALTQSGGIAVLRGNLAPKGAVLKPSAASPHLMQHKGRAVVFESIEDYHARINRDDLDIDENCVMVLKYCGPKGYPGMAEVGNMGLPPKVLKKGITDMIRISDARMSGTAYGTVILHTAPEAADGGPLALVQNGDIIAVDVPARTIQLEVSDEELAKRRAAWVSPVKPLTGGYGGLYVKSVMQADTGADLDFLVGPRGSEIPNNRDSH
- a CDS encoding aldehyde dehydrogenase family protein produces the protein MTIHQNLIAGEWTGTNGTENINPSDTNEVVGLYASASTQDVADAIAAAKAAFPAWSRSGILERHTILKKAGEEILARKDELGALLAREEGKTLPEAIGETIRAAQIFEFFAGEALRLAGEVLPSVRPNIGVEITREPLGVIGVITPWNFPIAIPAWKIAPALCYGNTIVFKPADLVPGCSWAIVDILHRAGLPKGVLNLVMGKGSVVGQAMLDSPVLSGITFTGSVGTGKRVALSSVEHGRKYQLEMGGKNPMVVLDDADLTVAVEAAANSAFFSTGQRCTASSRLIVTEGIHDRFVAALTEKLKGLNVDNAVKVGTHIGPVVDAKQLKTDTDYIEIGKQEGAKLAFGGELVNRDTPGFYLQPTLFTEATNQMRISREEIFGPVASVIRVKDYEEALATANDTPFGLSSGIATTSLKHATHFKRNAEAGMVMVNLPTAGVDFHVPFGGRKGSSFGSREQGKYAAEFFTTVKTAYTLA